taaatttagttttatttatattcaacttcaattgcttatacttcaaccatctacttaaagaacgcaaatctccattcaaatgtaaaacgacctgattcaaatcattagctgcaatgaataacacagtatcatctgcaaaaaggttaatatcacaaaatcgtaaaactcgtcgcatgtcgttgatgtacataataaataaaagatttcgattattaaacgtaatagtcatgttttatctctagcgtaatttatagaaagagaaaataaaattacattcttatgttcaacaactacattattcccgagcaaccaagtatttcCATCTTTGAGacagcatttgattcagcaaactaatcatcgagatataatcgcaaacttgtcattccaaaacatacgattaattaaatcgaatattatctcatacgctgtattaattttacctacataacgttcaaacgtccgaaattgtGCAACCAACACAACGTTCAAAcgacattatgcaaccaacatgtctcttataaacgggaatgaacactttcacttcacggagttcatttttacatgcaactgtccgtgacaatgatgatagacacaaaaagattaagtgaagtgtaagtgacgtgaaagcgtacgtggcagtgatgttcgtgatcaggccctttgTCGGCCTACCCTTTGTATTCGACTACCAATTTCGAGCCAaacctgtgccaatctggcaccgcgtcgatCGATTGCAGTACTGCTCAACCGTTTTTATGGctgtttgttttcaaaaagtttaatgttaagcaaaaaaaaaacaggaagtgggttatatctatggtataaccgcaatggtgacgtaggactatcgttgattcagtgatcatttgtttgaagttgaatctgaatccattctgaatgaatgactaaatgaatatttgaggcacttcgaaaacgagagctctttcgcttgcatgttattttcaatgccaagaggaactggcagattattttgcagcagcgatatctttccggattcttctcgaagtccaccaccagtggttaatgctaactcgataaccacctgttaattgcacttgattgaaaaaccacaaaatcaattgtatttggtcgcagtattatatggatagaaaacgttaaaataaactctttcgcttgaatgtaatttgcaattccaaggggaactgatagattatttttcagcaacggtcacttctttccggattcttctcgataaccagcaaacgtaaagagttgcgcgcgtgtatgtgtgtgtgtgacggttgctccgatgtctcaagtggaaccaattttcgatgctggtattctctcggtcgttttctcttctcttaatgataatgaatcctttgatccctcaccatccagctcgtccagttcgttcaactcgttcagtaacgatgttgtcttgtcgatgtcctcacgaaaaatgaatgcgtttcaccaccacaatatcgcttaagtatgctttttgtccttGACTGAATCGAaaaaaggtgtggtttacgatggcactttggaaggcaaactagagggggatgaactctctgagtttgaaactttcagcgactgagtaATAATTGATTGAGAATTATATCGCTCACTTGAAAACGATGGGTAACGCTTGTCCGTTGGATGGCAGGAAAATTAAAACTCGTTGGCCGCTGCTACCCGCTATTGATGGTTATATTCGTGGTTATGTTGGAAGTGTGGCCTTAGCGTATGAGCTCTGCTTCgcggttagaaaatgaatgatcTTTTCAGAAAGCAACTgtgaaatttatttaatttgacTGGCAGTTTAGTCACAAGGGAAGGTCTTACAATGCAATGTTTCACttgtattcaaattatattccgCACTCTGGTTGTTTCTGTAGCTTGGTATCTTCTGAGGAGCATTAATTGAACTAATCAGAACGTAGCACTAAGCGCATTCagataatgtttgacatttcaCAACTATTCAActgttcattaaaaaataaataaaaattttttttgttgtgatagatgcgtagaaatatttcctataaattgatgcaaaaatttacgcagtctattaagaaatgctcgagttataagctcgagtaatctttcattttttcctacatgttcagtgttcGGATTTTTATTTTACCCCATCGACGATGTCCTACGATAAAAAgtgcaatttttattataaatttattttcacggACGGAATACGTTTCCCTCAATGTTTAATgttaaatgtttaatttttttttaaatcaaaaaatcacccaagttttcgtttttcaaaaaacataaattttaacgtctgtttTTTAAAATTGAGATGACTAACGAATTCTAACGCTATAGAATGTTTTTATACTTGTAAAAAATGTTTTGCCAGCAAAATTTGAACATCCATACTTTATTATCAGAGTGTGACATACTTTTTTCAGTGGGCGAACAGGGCTGTGTCTAATTGCAAATTTTGATGACATTTAACCTGTTTGTGATTGTTTGAAAAGagttgtaaaatatttatttcctgGTTGATGTAAAAAAGCCCGCCTCGGCCGTAAATAACTGGGTTGGTGTACTTTTTGGAAGCTCGGAATATCAACTATTAGTAGTACCTGAGGGAAAGGACTTTTAAGATGGGCCCAACAAAGATGACGCCGGAGGACCAACAGTTCAACATAGCGTTTGTGGCGGAGGTAAAAAAGCATCCGTGTCTCTTCGACAGCAACAGCACCGAATATAAACAAGCGCAGGTCCAGGATAAAGCCTGGCAAGCTGTCTCCGGGAATGTAAACGAAAGTGTTGATATGTGTAAAAAGCGTTGGAGAAATTTGAGGTGCTGTATGACGAGATATTTAAAGTCCGTTCGCGATAGTGTCGACAATGGAGCAAATCTCAGAAGAAAGCCCTATTATTTGTACAATCATATGCAGTTTGTGGTTCCATATCTGAAGATGAAAGACGGCGAAGGGGCTAACTACGAGTCGGAAGATTCTGTTTGGATTAAGAGCAGCAACAGCACAGATATCTTAAAACAGGACGATGAAGAGGAGGAGCATGAAATAGAAACTATCGATGTCCATGAGGAAGATCATCAGCAGATAAAGCAGAGTATCATACAGTCGATTAAAATCCTCCCTATGAGTCAGGAACAGTCGCAAGAAACGACGACAACATACGAAATTATCGAAGCTACACCCTCTAAACAGCCCCGCATCGAATCAGTACATCAGGTCGCGGTCGGAACACCCACAACAAGCTCCCAGCAGCTCATAAAACAGAAAGATCAGTCCGGCATTAAGCATTACACTTATACTACGGTCAGTGCGCCACAATCCAACACAACTCCACTCTACAGTAGCACTCCGGCAGCACCTGTTCAGCATCAACAGCAGGTTGCCACCTCCAGTTCGAACATCCAGCGGCAGCAAACCACCCAGCCGCAGCAGATATCCTTGAACGCTGCCAACGATGCCGACAGCAACTTCTTCAAAAGTCTCATTCCCGATATCCAATCGATGAACATGGATCAAAAGCGGAAGCTGAAAATTGGCATTTTGCGGCTAATTGACGAAATACTAAGCACAACGTAAAGTGTCTCGTCCCACATCCACGGATAGAAAAATTAAGACAAAAAtggtgtatttttttgtttattttaatgGAAAGTCTGCTTTAGGAGGATTCAAAAAAAGCGTTTCTTCTCAATCTTCTAAAGAGGGAAACAAATGATTGAGCTTTGCTTTTTTGTTatgtatattatatatatttctatggtacaaaaatacaagtttcctCTATTCAAAGATATAGCTCGCAATTCCTGTGTGTAGCACAAAAAAGTTCtaattaggattttttttgttccgaacatcggtacaaataaaaaaaatatatcggagGTTGGCGAACTATGATTCAATTCGTAAAGTTTTATTTTGCTCGACAGAAATGAAAAGTCGAGGGAAAGATATTGGTTTGCACCGTAACAACCTGATGCTCGTTGGTCTTTGGTTTTGTATTTACGGAATCATACGGAATAAGACCCTGTAATTTTTTTGGGGTATATTCTCGAATAtattgaaaatcgatttttaaccTCCTGAAACAGGCTTCTCCATTAGAAAAGGGCCTTTTTCGTTCGCGAAATATGTGATGCCTATTCCgggatgtttgttttcaatgaaCCGTACCTTTAGTAAGTTTTTAATACTGTGTTAGCATTAAAGTATATAGAAGTAGGACTTTATTTTGAATTAATCAAactaactgtaaaatatttctGTCAGTTTATAAGTGGTAATAAAACGTAAAAATTAATCTGTATCCTGttgttctttctttctttctttgtttttaagaggctttaaactttgcagttcattcgcctctactccTGTTGTTCCCGCTTCCGAATGTCAAAAGCTTTCTTGGGACAACTAAAATCCAATAaaacatatgaggggcttagaatgcaaggggtataagtgacttgatcgatttctcttcatcaactttttcattagttaataactcaactgcaaaaacgttccaatttaagtctgctatagagtccgatagatgaggttctgacctatcttccacattgccaaATACAGACACTTACAAGAATCGTCAgcataaacagaagcgctctttgaagatACACTGGAAACGTACATTCGCGGGAGTTCTAAGTAGGGCTTCCCCATTGATCCTTTAACAGTAAATTATTACTTCTAACCTTATGTGGTAAATTGTTCTGATGTCTAGCAACATGCCTGATTTTTTTGAGcgcgaaaaaatccaaaactatTCATTTTTGAGCCATTTTTGTGTTAAAAACGCCCAATTTAGAGCAGCCAAAGCAAATTTCACGTAAAGTCATTGAAAAACAGTCATTTTGCTGAAGTTTTCAATGCATATGAATTGTTTAGGGCCTGCTGAGTCTGATCATaaattttattagttgtttttgttgaaactaacatcaaaaattcaaatacaaaaaaaatcattttcaccaTCTAGTGTTTTCCGCTAGACGGgcaggtggcaactatattgccaccaattttttcgaaggtttttgattgttttgcgtattgaaaaaattgtaggaggctgtgtccaagatacgaccgcattgttgacgtagaactacgctgttattttatataagtcgcttgtttatactttCGGATATTACTCTAtattgctgtgaaattttagaaacagctgcttagtagaataatctctaaaatggttttttcattgtaaaatcagttgacgagtattgattgatgattcactcttgccctcgcaaaacaatacactagctgatcgtatgtcgcaaattatttcatgtcaatgcattgagaaTTTACCtcaaacgctattccggtggcctttttcgactcggctacagttgattatatacatgttacaccagcactattattccacatctcatctctacatcaatatatctttggcaccgcatggaaacaacaacaatgacaacacttgcaagtatcaaatatcatgctacacgTTAttcagtattgcctcaaaggaatcgcacctctaggcatcgttcgtacaacgtaaaccaagcgccaaacatgcgttcgccatagcatgcatacagagccatacattggtggcttgaaactactaggaatataaacacttctcatcattttgcgctatctCAAaggaaacgcttctgttaatattactggcctcgaaaaaagttgcattactttatcatgctcgagagaagcgcagctgtcacctttagtggaggaagttttgctactggcaagcgaaccttaaggccgagtggttagcgtcataactaacatgccgggtgttcgggttcgattcccgttctggtcgggggaatttttcgtcaaagaaatttcctccgacttgcactgtgatcacgcgtattctagaacttgccactcagaatgcattcaaggcatgttatttggcatagaaatatcaactaagtactaataaaaatgacgcaagtaatactacgttgagacggcgaagttcctctaggaacgttagtgccattgaagaagaagaagaagaagcgaaccttaatcacatacaaaattccagaacgacatttactttcttggtgactaaacaagcgaaataaactctttttgttaatatcaacaacctcgaaaacagtggtaatgcttcattatgatcaatattagcgcaaatgcaatcctagttgaaggcagttttgcggctGACACGCGAatctaaataacttataacattccagtaagacattcaagttgcttggtattccccaaataatgttttggtgcacaaccttaacgcctgattcgccataacgtcagtttaatgtatTGATGCATACTCAAAGGccccaacgaagcccttatgttaacagaaaacaaacaatgttaactgcttgggaaAAGACTAAATTGTGCTACACAGCTTGtattctgctgtaacacccatcgatgcgaactcgctaatgagtttgtcaagagcgaccgccttcatcaCCAGCggagggagcttgattttggttgctgcctgggtaacgtcgtttacattttcgaccgacgcgccgaaatcgcctactgcGCTGTTGTTcgttgcggtgtcacactcgcgaaggctcggttcagtgcgagcgcttttcactgcaccaacatcgcgtgcatcattagatgacgcttgcctcgaaattttattgcccctggcaatgcgttcgttttttgcaggttttttgaacctgccttcctcttcttcttgcacacactacgcgaagcgtccaatttatgacgcgaaaataaaaacgatacgaataacgcgaaaaacgaacagaaaaaccaaacgacgatatccaagttggattacaaCTGGGGGGGtacaatcttagatcgaagcgcagcgaaagcaaagtgaactggattgctcaacagtccgatgccgaatgaaagtttgcctcagcgagatccactgtttatactctaggcgagtattccccttcattcttctacttttcctttgttcacggagacttcaaatcctacgattttcccttcgttcttcttctttttctttgtttacggagactttaaatctaacgattcattcgtctccgagacttcccttcgttggtcgtcgataagttgctcgttattgacagctctgttcgtgagagcacacaaatggacagaacaaatgtatgggaaaatggaaacgcctaaaattttcatgaattttaaccatttacaaaccaggggattgtaatgtatatcataataaacaaatcttagggaatttttgattcgtttagtatataaatcgccaaaatccgttagcggcaaaaatagttattaacgttaactttatttcataaaaacgtgacctgttttctgatttggcacccttaatgaaagacgtagttctacgtcaaaaaatgttttgtgtATTTAAGCATGTAAAAATGTCGTTGTAATGGAGTTTGGCAATTATATTGTCACCAAGATTTTACGCTTGCCGGGCAGgtggcatctatattgccaccaacattttacgctagcagggcaggtggcatctatattgccaccaacgttTTTCGCTAACCGGGCAGGTTGCATctattagcgaattcgtttttaaaactgagtcagtgccaaactgactctgtaataaaaaaacgttttcagtttcacgaatgcggtgttttgttggtgtgcgttatatagtctgatttgtttatattcgcgacgataaatgtacagtgtcgacgtctaatggcgatattaatgcttgggaggtaaattactCTCTATTAGATCagcagggccaagtgcagtgtaaaaatataaaagtttgaatgaatgttttcacttcatattgttttattacttaaaacatgtagttctgacacttacttaaccatttgtcgatgcatttcctggtttttccacaaataattactattataatataaaatcatcattagtcacagttttcgttcaatatgtttctgtgatatcggaaaaaaacctcttatttcatcacatgaaataaatattcgatacgttaaagtaaattttcattcataattttgattttgaaagcaggtttattacacctgaatatccatcattattttcgcctcccaattaaagcacacgtagcttaatgccgtctgctcgaatatactttcaaaatcagaatccgaattggattacgattccaataatacaaaagcaaaagcagcaggtttttcatgttcatagtttttatttttagattttccaaagtatactcggaacttgacagttcggtATAGtggtattggtgaacccgagtgccaacccgtgaaacatctcagtgcgaaactaacagctttcggggcgaaccagtgcgacactgagtgcgaaactgactgaataaaaaacgttttgacagcagttagtgcggcactgaggttgaaactgaacaaaaacgaattcgctatatatttccaccaacattttacgctagccggtcagtggcaactatattgccaccaatttttatttttgacgtagaactacgtctttcaggaagggtaccaaatcagaaaataggtcacgtttttgtgaaataaagttaacgttaataactattttcacaacgaacaaattctgatactttgcacaccaatggaatcggaaattctctaagattcgtttgatatactatccAGTACAATACACTAATGCCTAAAAATGCCATACATTCATTCTGCCGATTTTTGCGcatttccgaacagagctgccaataacgagcaactgatacattcgtttctgcccgttttcaacatattcggtttaaattggcgatctaacgcaaaacgtaaacgatcggttaaacatctgaattttgtttttgaactaagaaaatgatgctaatgtaacctaaaactcaaaaacaaatcacgtatattttacttccgggatttccaaggtagttctcacatgcaggaatcgtacatttttctacttgtgtttgattgtgctctcgaatttccttctttaattcaaccattgtcaacatttttatagttttcactactgaaagaggtaaataaataacatgttatatataaaattgcgcagaattaaatttcttacaaactcatcgcaatcaaataatcttttatgattataacattgtaatttatggaaagaactacaaactttccataagctcacatggcaaaatttaaaaccatcatcactttcaccgcagcgccgcctaggtgtagattcgtacgttagatcgccaatacgcTATCCGCGATTTGAAACCTCACCACTTCTCGTTTAGTGGTCATCCAAGCAACATGGTTcacgcagagcgtcgagcgggagaggattgttttcttgtcgggtgaaggagaagtatggaatagagtttcatTCTACAagagcccttctcagggctagaggaggAAACCAAAAaaggaatagaatgaaaacacagatgcgaatGAGCTAGCATAGCACAatgagcggatatcattcatgcctgatgccgatttcacacacatacacacacagttCGATACTGCGAGAGGAAGCTCTCTGTATCGAGATGTCCTACGACAAGAGCAGAGCATATGAGAATTTTTTGTGCTCGTGCGGATATGGATATggatccagaattttggaatatagatatacactgcatttatttagataaacgtataattcatgaaagtatttCAAATTCCAATAGgttaaccttactgttgcatattgtggggttcgatcacatctcaagcggaatatagaagCAAAaaggttcatagtttgtgatcgatatctgagtgggaaggagaaagtttGGTACGAGTTGAGTTGTATAATATGatacacgaaagttgtataatacaaaatacattgcttgtattgtgatatgatttgtattccatttccaatagacaaaataactgttgcatcaaatcagtctacataatttttgcgttcgctcatcctttctcacaatacccatttctcgtttgagaaattgttgagcaaACAACGTTTGCAGTGCGCGTAGaacgggaattccttcttaggattcattgcacctctaataaattgccgaaagacatggtcttacgttgatcgcacttgattgaaaaatcacaaaaccaaatgtatttggtcgcagttttatatggatagaaaataaaataaactttttcgcttgaatgtaactttcaattccaaggtaatgaatgaatgcgtttcaggtcaagtcaggccaggtaatgaatccctcgatccctcgtcgttcagcacgtccagctcgtccaactcgttcagctcgttcagtaacgatgttgtcttgtcgatgtcctcacgaaaaatgaatgcatttcaccaccagaatatcgcttaagtatgctttttgtacgtgattgaatcgagagaaggtgtggtttacgatggcaatttggaaggcaaactagaggagaatgaactctctgactttgaaactttcagcgactgagcaataatcggttGAGAATtgatataagcttactgtatacttacttcgatgttattcgtttctccctcagggtaagctacgaatataataagggtggggtttacattttatacttttatggtttacaagctaacccggcaaacttcgtcccgcccatttacttgattaattctcgagtaatgtagaaatttgtgttttatttgtatggcagccacccctaagagaggggggaggggtatctaaccaccatagagacattcattgcaccctaaagtttccatatgcctaatttggtttaatttgcttgattaattctcgggtaatgcaaaaatttgtgtttcatttgtacgacagccccctctaagagagggggaaggagtatctttttttttatctcatttatttatttaaggctcattagcattttagctgtaacagagccgaattttaatcgtgtacatgtcacatggttatcatatctataattagcacattacacagttgccattcgtcagtattccttctataccattacatatggtacattcacacagtagccatttaggcgtaagggtattctttctgttcttccattatccagttggaccaccggacagcggagacagttgattgatcattgttgagttatttatagaacagtagcccgatgtgtctggcagagcagagcagttgtatggatgaatcgatcttatttcgaccatggatcgatctccatcgctgatgattgttgcgaggacgtagctattctgtaacaacacaaagatggtcaatgagggccctgagttttgaactcacgatcgatcgcttactaagcgaacgcgcaaccaatgtggaaggagtatcttaacaccatagaaacatttattgcatcctaaaacctccacatgccaaatttggtttcatttgcttgactaattctcgagtaatgcagaaatttgtgtttcatttgtatggcagccccccctttgagtgggggaaggactgtctaaccatcatagaaacatttattgcaccctaaaactttcacatgccaactttggtttcgtttgattgattaatttccgagtaatgcaaaaaattgtgtttcatttgtatggcagcctcctctaagagagggggaaggagtatcttatcaccatagaaacatttattgcatcctaaaacctccacatgccaaatttggtttcatttgcttgattaattctcgagtaatgcagaaatttgtgtttcatttgtatggcagccccccctttgagtgggggaaggactgtctaatcatcatagaa
The Toxorhynchites rutilus septentrionalis strain SRP chromosome 2, ASM2978413v1, whole genome shotgun sequence genome window above contains:
- the LOC129768619 gene encoding uncharacterized protein LOC129768619, producing MGPTKMTPEDQQFNIAFVAEVKKHPCLFDSNSTEYKQAQVQDKAWQAVSGNVNESVDMCKKRWRNLRCCMTRYLKSVRDSVDNGANLRRKPYYLYNHMQFVVPYLKMKDGEGANYESEDSVWIKSSNSTDILKQDDEEEEHEIETIDVHEEDHQQIKQSIIQSIKILPMSQEQSQETTTTYEIIEATPSKQPRIESVHQVAVGTPTTSSQQLIKQKDQSGIKHYTYTTVSAPQSNTTPLYSSTPAAPVQHQQQVATSSSNIQRQQTTQPQQISLNAANDADSNFFKSLIPDIQSMNMDQKRKLKIGILRLIDEILSTT